The Rhododendron vialii isolate Sample 1 chromosome 5a, ASM3025357v1 genome contains a region encoding:
- the LOC131327308 gene encoding ATP-dependent Clp protease proteolytic subunit 6, chloroplastic isoform X5, producing the protein MAASALSPAPSLSISTRYRASALSSVPQRLKFIRCRNSTRSTACAFPCPNGYSNIGLSNGKRGVPLTLGKRDFRGSTTAIITSDNSYGTIKAFMPAVMTPVGPVDLSVVLFRNRTIFIGEHIDAMVAQRVISQLVTLAAIDDADIWVYLNSYGGDPYSVFAIYDCMSWVKPKVGTVCFGMAASHATLVLAGGEKGMRYSMPNARIMIQQPRGALGKIDLMYAAFTGQPLDLIQAYTERDRYFSAAEAADFGLIDGLMETAY; encoded by the exons ATGGCAGCATCAGCTCTCTCTCCTGCCCCTAGTCTCTCAATCTCCACTCGCTACCGAGCGTCGGCTCTCTCATCAGTTCCACAAAGG TTGAAATTTATCCGGTGCAGAAACTCAACAAGGTCTACAGCCTGTGCCTTTCCGTGCCCTAACGGTTACTCGAATATTG GATTATCTAACGGAAAACGTGGAGTTCCTCTAACGCTCGGGAAGCGAGATTTTCGCGGCTCTACTACTGCAAT AATTACATCCGATAACAGTTATGGCACTATAAAGGCGTTTATGCCAGCTGTTATGACTCCAGTTGGACCAGTGGATCTTTCAGTAGTTTTATTCAGGAATCGCACAATCTTCATTGGGGAACATATAGACGCAATGGTTGCTCAGCGAGTTATATCCCAGCTTGTGACCCTGGCAGCTATAGATGATGCAGATATTTGG GTGTATCTGAACAGCTATGGTGGGGACCCCTACTCAGTTTTTGCAATCTACGATTGCATGTCTTGG gTAAAACCCAAGGTTGGCACAGTATGTTTTGGAATGGCTGCAAGCCATGCAACACTTGTCCTTGCTGGTGGTGAAAAGGGTATGCGTTATTCAATGCCAAATGCACGTATTATGATTCAACAACCTCGGGGTGCATTGGGG AAAATCGACCTAATGTATGCTGCCTTTACCGGCCAACCTTTAGACCTAATACAAGCGTACACAGAAAGGGACCGATACTTTTCTGCTGCAGAG GCTGCAGACTTCGGTCTCATTGACGGGCTCATGGAAACAGCATATTAA
- the LOC131327308 gene encoding ATP-dependent Clp protease proteolytic subunit 6, chloroplastic isoform X6, translated as MAASALSPAPSLSISTRYRASALSSVPQRLKFIRCRNSTRSTACAFPCPNGYSNIGLSNGKRGVPLTLGKRDFRGSTTAIITSDNSYGTIKAFMPAVMTPVGPVDLSVVLFRNRTIFIGEHIDAMVAQRVISQLVTLAAIDDADIWVYLNSYGGDPYSVFAIYDCMSWVKPKVGTVCFGMAASHATLVLAGGEKGMRYSMPNARIMIQQPRGALGAQLCFCCL; from the exons ATGGCAGCATCAGCTCTCTCTCCTGCCCCTAGTCTCTCAATCTCCACTCGCTACCGAGCGTCGGCTCTCTCATCAGTTCCACAAAGG TTGAAATTTATCCGGTGCAGAAACTCAACAAGGTCTACAGCCTGTGCCTTTCCGTGCCCTAACGGTTACTCGAATATTG GATTATCTAACGGAAAACGTGGAGTTCCTCTAACGCTCGGGAAGCGAGATTTTCGCGGCTCTACTACTGCAAT AATTACATCCGATAACAGTTATGGCACTATAAAGGCGTTTATGCCAGCTGTTATGACTCCAGTTGGACCAGTGGATCTTTCAGTAGTTTTATTCAGGAATCGCACAATCTTCATTGGGGAACATATAGACGCAATGGTTGCTCAGCGAGTTATATCCCAGCTTGTGACCCTGGCAGCTATAGATGATGCAGATATTTGG GTGTATCTGAACAGCTATGGTGGGGACCCCTACTCAGTTTTTGCAATCTACGATTGCATGTCTTGG gTAAAACCCAAGGTTGGCACAGTATGTTTTGGAATGGCTGCAAGCCATGCAACACTTGTCCTTGCTGGTGGTGAAAAGGGTATGCGTTATTCAATGCCAAATGCACGTATTATGATTCAACAACCTCGGGGTGCATTGGGG GCCCAATTGTGCTTTTGCTGCTTGTAG
- the LOC131327308 gene encoding ATP-dependent Clp protease proteolytic subunit 6, chloroplastic isoform X3: protein MAASALSPAPSLSISTRYRASALSSVPQRNSTRSTACAFPCPNGYSNIGLSNGKRGVPLTLGKRDFRGSTTAIITSDNSYGTIKAFMPAVMTPVGPVDLSVVLFRNRTIFIGEHIDAMVAQRVISQLVTLAAIDDADIWVYLNSYGGDPYSVFAIYDCMSWVKPKVGTVCFGMAASHATLVLAGGEKGMRYSMPNARIMIQQPRGALGGDFVEVKTQVNETVYTKNKIDLMYAAFTGQPLDLIQAYTERDRYFSAAEAADFGLIDGLMETAY, encoded by the exons ATGGCAGCATCAGCTCTCTCTCCTGCCCCTAGTCTCTCAATCTCCACTCGCTACCGAGCGTCGGCTCTCTCATCAGTTCCACAAAG AAACTCAACAAGGTCTACAGCCTGTGCCTTTCCGTGCCCTAACGGTTACTCGAATATTG GATTATCTAACGGAAAACGTGGAGTTCCTCTAACGCTCGGGAAGCGAGATTTTCGCGGCTCTACTACTGCAAT AATTACATCCGATAACAGTTATGGCACTATAAAGGCGTTTATGCCAGCTGTTATGACTCCAGTTGGACCAGTGGATCTTTCAGTAGTTTTATTCAGGAATCGCACAATCTTCATTGGGGAACATATAGACGCAATGGTTGCTCAGCGAGTTATATCCCAGCTTGTGACCCTGGCAGCTATAGATGATGCAGATATTTGG GTGTATCTGAACAGCTATGGTGGGGACCCCTACTCAGTTTTTGCAATCTACGATTGCATGTCTTGG gTAAAACCCAAGGTTGGCACAGTATGTTTTGGAATGGCTGCAAGCCATGCAACACTTGTCCTTGCTGGTGGTGAAAAGGGTATGCGTTATTCAATGCCAAATGCACGTATTATGATTCAACAACCTCGGGGTGCATTGGGG GGGGACTTTGTTGAAGTGAAGACACAAGTGAATGAAACAGTTTACACAAAAAAT AAAATCGACCTAATGTATGCTGCCTTTACCGGCCAACCTTTAGACCTAATACAAGCGTACACAGAAAGGGACCGATACTTTTCTGCTGCAGAG GCTGCAGACTTCGGTCTCATTGACGGGCTCATGGAAACAGCATATTAA
- the LOC131327308 gene encoding ATP-dependent Clp protease proteolytic subunit 6, chloroplastic isoform X4, whose product MAASALSPAPSLSISTRYRASALSSVPQRNSTRSTACAFPCPNGYSNIGLSNGKRGVPLTLGKRDFRGSTTAIYGTIKAFMPAVMTPVGPVDLSVVLFRNRTIFIGEHIDAMVAQRVISQLVTLAAIDDADIWVYLNSYGGDPYSVFAIYDCMSWVKPKVGTVCFGMAASHATLVLAGGEKGMRYSMPNARIMIQQPRGALGGDFVEVKTQVNETVYTKNKIDLMYAAFTGQPLDLIQAYTERDRYFSAAEAADFGLIDGLMETAY is encoded by the exons ATGGCAGCATCAGCTCTCTCTCCTGCCCCTAGTCTCTCAATCTCCACTCGCTACCGAGCGTCGGCTCTCTCATCAGTTCCACAAAG AAACTCAACAAGGTCTACAGCCTGTGCCTTTCCGTGCCCTAACGGTTACTCGAATATTG GATTATCTAACGGAAAACGTGGAGTTCCTCTAACGCTCGGGAAGCGAGATTTTCGCGGCTCTACTACTGCAAT TTATGGCACTATAAAGGCGTTTATGCCAGCTGTTATGACTCCAGTTGGACCAGTGGATCTTTCAGTAGTTTTATTCAGGAATCGCACAATCTTCATTGGGGAACATATAGACGCAATGGTTGCTCAGCGAGTTATATCCCAGCTTGTGACCCTGGCAGCTATAGATGATGCAGATATTTGG GTGTATCTGAACAGCTATGGTGGGGACCCCTACTCAGTTTTTGCAATCTACGATTGCATGTCTTGG gTAAAACCCAAGGTTGGCACAGTATGTTTTGGAATGGCTGCAAGCCATGCAACACTTGTCCTTGCTGGTGGTGAAAAGGGTATGCGTTATTCAATGCCAAATGCACGTATTATGATTCAACAACCTCGGGGTGCATTGGGG GGGGACTTTGTTGAAGTGAAGACACAAGTGAATGAAACAGTTTACACAAAAAAT AAAATCGACCTAATGTATGCTGCCTTTACCGGCCAACCTTTAGACCTAATACAAGCGTACACAGAAAGGGACCGATACTTTTCTGCTGCAGAG GCTGCAGACTTCGGTCTCATTGACGGGCTCATGGAAACAGCATATTAA
- the LOC131327307 gene encoding uncharacterized protein LOC131327307 isoform X2 yields the protein MDAEDEVQKVFCWTGQIGNLVLPVLWHILHFVISIWYCAQCIAHVIESYFISSGLMKGYKSLNLDRLQYLAVVVDSEEVHQTSKVIELLHWLSAIGVKNVCLYDAEGVLKKSKEAILERLDVAKLSKGTIKNDPLLDQKHINLEFASYSDGKEAVAKSANLLFVKYYLGRDQKVPIFIESDMTEALKTVGSGGPDPDLLLVYGPARCHLGFPAWRIRYTEIVHMGPLKSMKYGSLVKAMQKFIMVRQNYGK from the exons ATGGACGCAGAAGATGAAGTGCAGAAGGTTTTTTGCTGGACTGGTCAA ATTGGCAATCTTGTGCTTCCAGTACTCTGGCACATCCTACATTTTGTCATCAGCATATGGTACTGTGCACAATGTATAGCTCATGTGATCGAAAGCTATTTCATTTCTAGTGGTTTAATGAAGGGGTACAAATCCCTTAATTTGGATAGACTACAGTACCTGGCGGTGGTTGTTGACAGTGAAGAAGTTCACCAGACTTCAAAAGTTATTGAACTTCTACATTGGCTCTCCGCTATTGGTGTGAAGAATGTCTGCCTATATGATGCTGAAG GAGTGCTGAAGAAATCCAAGGAAGCCATACTGGAGAGATTAGATGTTGCAAAATTGTCCAAG GGAACTATAAAAAATGATCCACTACTTGACCAGAAGCATATAAATTTGGAATTTGCTTCCTACTCTGATGGGAAGGAAGCAGTAGCCAAATCGGCTAATTTACTGTTTGTGAAGTACTACTTGGGCAGAGATCAAAAGGTGCCAATCTTCATAGAATCCGACATGACTGAGGCCCTAAAAACTGTTG gtTCTGGAGGACCAGACCCTGATCTTCTTTTAGTTTACGGGCCTGCAAGATGCCACCTGGGCTTCCCCGCATGGCGAATCCGGTACACTGAGATTGT ACACATGGGACCATTGAAGTCCATGAAATATGGTTCCCTGGTTAAAGCCATGCAGAAATTCATAATGGTGCGCCAAAATTACG GTAAATGA
- the LOC131327308 gene encoding ATP-dependent Clp protease proteolytic subunit 6, chloroplastic isoform X2 — protein MAASALSPAPSLSISTRYRASALSSVPQRLKFIRCRNSTRSTACAFPCPNGYSNIGLSNGKRGVPLTLGKRDFRGSTTAIYGTIKAFMPAVMTPVGPVDLSVVLFRNRTIFIGEHIDAMVAQRVISQLVTLAAIDDADIWVYLNSYGGDPYSVFAIYDCMSWVKPKVGTVCFGMAASHATLVLAGGEKGMRYSMPNARIMIQQPRGALGGDFVEVKTQVNETVYTKNKIDLMYAAFTGQPLDLIQAYTERDRYFSAAEAADFGLIDGLMETAY, from the exons ATGGCAGCATCAGCTCTCTCTCCTGCCCCTAGTCTCTCAATCTCCACTCGCTACCGAGCGTCGGCTCTCTCATCAGTTCCACAAAGG TTGAAATTTATCCGGTGCAGAAACTCAACAAGGTCTACAGCCTGTGCCTTTCCGTGCCCTAACGGTTACTCGAATATTG GATTATCTAACGGAAAACGTGGAGTTCCTCTAACGCTCGGGAAGCGAGATTTTCGCGGCTCTACTACTGCAAT TTATGGCACTATAAAGGCGTTTATGCCAGCTGTTATGACTCCAGTTGGACCAGTGGATCTTTCAGTAGTTTTATTCAGGAATCGCACAATCTTCATTGGGGAACATATAGACGCAATGGTTGCTCAGCGAGTTATATCCCAGCTTGTGACCCTGGCAGCTATAGATGATGCAGATATTTGG GTGTATCTGAACAGCTATGGTGGGGACCCCTACTCAGTTTTTGCAATCTACGATTGCATGTCTTGG gTAAAACCCAAGGTTGGCACAGTATGTTTTGGAATGGCTGCAAGCCATGCAACACTTGTCCTTGCTGGTGGTGAAAAGGGTATGCGTTATTCAATGCCAAATGCACGTATTATGATTCAACAACCTCGGGGTGCATTGGGG GGGGACTTTGTTGAAGTGAAGACACAAGTGAATGAAACAGTTTACACAAAAAAT AAAATCGACCTAATGTATGCTGCCTTTACCGGCCAACCTTTAGACCTAATACAAGCGTACACAGAAAGGGACCGATACTTTTCTGCTGCAGAG GCTGCAGACTTCGGTCTCATTGACGGGCTCATGGAAACAGCATATTAA
- the LOC131327307 gene encoding pentatricopeptide repeat-containing protein At5g18390, mitochondrial-like isoform X1 — MQTQFAKSINFLGKPSSAATTSAFLGFLKTLTTAAEHGSGKATRVGGGGSGGGGGRGIPNNDDYFAVIHHISNIVRRDIYLERTLNKMRLSAAVVNSELVYRVLRNCCNCGSESFRFFNWVRTQHPSYDPTTAEFDELLRTLARTRHWETMWKVAQEMKTTHKLPLSPDLVSFIIQQYGNHGLIDQALELFNKTAKAFDCPQTSQIYNSLLFALCQVKNFQGAYALIRRMIRKGVKPDKSTYSILVNGWCSAGKMREAQQFLEEMSRKGFNPPVRGRDLLIDGLLNAGYLEAAKELVRKMTKEGFVPDIETFNSLAEALLKSGEVDFCIDLYHSVCGLGLCPKTDTYKIMITAASKVGRVDEAFGILHRSMEAGQKPFPSLYAPILKALCRKGQFDDAFCFFSDMKVKGGSPNRPIYTMLITWCGRGGRFLEAANYLMEMTEFNLSPMSRTFDMVTDGLKNCGKHDLAKKIEQLEISLRGV; from the coding sequence ATGCAAACCCAATTCGCAAAAAGTATCAACTTTCTTGGTAAACCCTCCTCCGCGGCCACCACATCTGCCTTCCTCGGGTTCCTCAAAACCCTGACTACTGCTGCTGAACATGGAAGCGGCAAAGCCACAAGGGTCGGTGGCGGTGGCAGTGGTGGCGGAGGGGGGAGGGGTATACCCAACAATGATGACTATTTCGCAGTTATCCACCACATATCCAACATAGTCCGGCGTGACATCTACTTGGAGCGAACCCTAAACAAGATGCGGCTATCCGCCGCGGTTGTCAACTCGGAGCTCGTCTACCGCGTCCTCCGCAACTGCTGCAACTGCGGTTCCGAGTCCTTCCGGTTCTTCAACTGGGTTCGCACCCAACACCCTTCGTACGACCCGACCACCGCTGAATTCGACGAGCTCCTCCGCACCTTGGCACGAACCCGGCACTGGGAAACCATGTGGAAAGTCGCCCAGGAAATGAAAACCACCCATAAGCTCCCTCTCTCACCTGATCTTGTCTCGTTCATCATCCAACAGTATGGAAACCACGGCCTCATCGACCAAGCCCTTGAGCTGTTCAATAAGACTGCCAAAGCCTTTGATTGCCCCCAAACCTCGCAAATCTACAACTCCCTCCTGTTTGCGCTCTGCCAAGTCAAGAATTTTCAGGGAGCATATGCTCTGATTCGAAGGATGATCCGAAAAGGCGTTAAGCCTGATAAGAGCACGTACTCGATTCTCGTTAATGGGTGGTGCTCGGCCGGGAAGATGAGGGAGGCACAACAGTTCTTGGAGGAGATGAGTCGAAAGGGTTTCAATCCTCCAGTTCGGGGACGTGATCTTCTCATCGATGGGTTGCTAAATGCGGGTTATCTTGAAGCAGCTAAAGAGTTAGTCAGGAAGATGACTAAAGAGGGTTTTGTGCCAGACATTGAAACCTTCAATTCTTTAGCGGAAGCTCTGCTAAAATCTGGTGAGGTCGACTTTTGCATTGACTTATACCACAGTGTGTGCGGATTGGGTCTTTGTCCAAAAACTGACACTTACAAAATTATGATAACTGCTGCTTCAAAAGTGGGTAGGGTCGATGAGGCTTTTGGGATTCTCCATCGTTCCATGGAAGCTGGGCAAAAGCCATTTCCTAGTCTGTATGCCCCGATTCTCAAGGCACTTTGTAGGAAAGGCCAATTTGATGATGCATTCTGTTTTTTCAGTGACATGAAGGTAAAGGGTGGATCGCCCAATAGGCCTATCTATACCATGTTGATAACATGGTGCGGTCGTGGAGGTAGATTTCTAGAGGCAGCAAATTATCTGATGGAGATGACAGAGTTTAATTTGTCACCCATGTCGCGAACATTTGATATGGTTACTGATGGGTTGAAGAATTGTGGGAAACATGACCTAGCTAAGAAGATTGAGCAACTGGAAATCTCTCTCCGGGGTGTTTGA
- the LOC131327308 gene encoding ATP-dependent Clp protease proteolytic subunit 6, chloroplastic isoform X1, with protein MAASALSPAPSLSISTRYRASALSSVPQRLKFIRCRNSTRSTACAFPCPNGYSNIGLSNGKRGVPLTLGKRDFRGSTTAIITSDNSYGTIKAFMPAVMTPVGPVDLSVVLFRNRTIFIGEHIDAMVAQRVISQLVTLAAIDDADIWVYLNSYGGDPYSVFAIYDCMSWVKPKVGTVCFGMAASHATLVLAGGEKGMRYSMPNARIMIQQPRGALGGDFVEVKTQVNETVYTKNKIDLMYAAFTGQPLDLIQAYTERDRYFSAAEAADFGLIDGLMETAY; from the exons ATGGCAGCATCAGCTCTCTCTCCTGCCCCTAGTCTCTCAATCTCCACTCGCTACCGAGCGTCGGCTCTCTCATCAGTTCCACAAAGG TTGAAATTTATCCGGTGCAGAAACTCAACAAGGTCTACAGCCTGTGCCTTTCCGTGCCCTAACGGTTACTCGAATATTG GATTATCTAACGGAAAACGTGGAGTTCCTCTAACGCTCGGGAAGCGAGATTTTCGCGGCTCTACTACTGCAAT AATTACATCCGATAACAGTTATGGCACTATAAAGGCGTTTATGCCAGCTGTTATGACTCCAGTTGGACCAGTGGATCTTTCAGTAGTTTTATTCAGGAATCGCACAATCTTCATTGGGGAACATATAGACGCAATGGTTGCTCAGCGAGTTATATCCCAGCTTGTGACCCTGGCAGCTATAGATGATGCAGATATTTGG GTGTATCTGAACAGCTATGGTGGGGACCCCTACTCAGTTTTTGCAATCTACGATTGCATGTCTTGG gTAAAACCCAAGGTTGGCACAGTATGTTTTGGAATGGCTGCAAGCCATGCAACACTTGTCCTTGCTGGTGGTGAAAAGGGTATGCGTTATTCAATGCCAAATGCACGTATTATGATTCAACAACCTCGGGGTGCATTGGGG GGGGACTTTGTTGAAGTGAAGACACAAGTGAATGAAACAGTTTACACAAAAAAT AAAATCGACCTAATGTATGCTGCCTTTACCGGCCAACCTTTAGACCTAATACAAGCGTACACAGAAAGGGACCGATACTTTTCTGCTGCAGAG GCTGCAGACTTCGGTCTCATTGACGGGCTCATGGAAACAGCATATTAA